Within the Salmo salar chromosome ssa12, Ssal_v3.1, whole genome shotgun sequence genome, the region cAGTAGTTCTGTTTTTCCAAAATGAAAAAAGTTGGCAGTGTGAAGAGATGTGAATCTCATGCTTGGAACAATTGTTCTAAAATAGtaatcaattgaaacaggatcaATTTGGCGAGTTGAACAATAATTTTTCAGGGTTTACAAACCAAAATAATTTCTTCTTTTCATTATACAGAAGTTCGATTTAGTTTATTCTGCCTGTCCTTTGGAATTTTCTAAATGGACAATTCCACATTGAACACTGCATGGTGATGAATTACGGCCACAAGATCTgtttataaaataaatgtaaaaaatattggACACAACAAGTAGGCTGGGCTTAATAATTCTGATGAAAATAGGTTCTTTGTCGTTATCAAACTAATGGTTTTGCGAATTATCAGCGTGGAACCTGTCTATGTCTAGGGGGGTTATATCATAGCCCTAGGGTTCTAAATGACACTATAGCAGTTCGCAAAGTAACCTAAACGAAAATAGATAGAAAGCAATTATTCCAAAACTGCATCTCATTGTTGGAATACATATTTCCTTACTTCAATCAACCAGTCCATTTTTTTTATTCGTGATAAAACAGTCTGTTTGGCAAGGGAAGTAGCTTGTGTATCCCAtcagttaaatacatttttataggtaTGTATTTCTGGAGCTTGTCTTGAGGCGCATAGAGACTCAGCTAAGGACTGTTACAATTGTAACATAATTAaaacattttaacaatgtgattTAATCGATTGATGTTGGGAAAATGGATGACAAAAATGCAGAACTGTTTTCAGATTTAATCATGTAATATTAGACCTACTGTCATATGCCCGTGCTCATCCTGGTTCTTACAGGCAAAGTGAAATGACACATTTTGCTTGTATTGCATGCAGCTCAAATGATATGTAACAACACCCTGAGTGCATTGGACATGAAACAACGATACAAATGTAAGTTGTAACAGCACAACAAAATAGAGGCATGTGCCTTTTCATTCTTCAAACGGTCGTcactaccacagccacaaagtaataaACCCTGCCTTTTTATACAATTTCttaaaaatcagattttaaaccttaccctaacctaaaccacaatgctaaccttatgcctaaccctaaccttaaattaggaCCAAAAAGCACATATTTTCGTTAATTTTTACATTCTAGccaattatgactttgtggctgtgctagctAGTGGAAACAATTTATAATGGCACAACCAAACAGTGGGAAGGAAGCGAAACCGTCCAGTGGGCAAAACCATTCATCTTGTGGCAACGGGAATGGTTTGTAAAATCTGTTTGAATACAGACTTGCTCAAAACATTAGTAATCATTGAAAATGATGGGGTACTTGTTAAAAAATCATATTGAccactattattacacacagaaTGAGTCAATgcaaattattagatttttgaagTCAATGTTTTCCCCTGAactaagcttgccataacaaaggggttaaacgCTTATCTAACATTTGTCTAAGACGTTTAGTtttaaaatgtatacattttgttcttttttttaatcactgacattatggagtattttggGTAGATCTGTCAAAATCCCTATTAAATCACATTTTGTTCCTGTTTGTAACACAAAAAATGGTAAAAAGTCAGAAAGGCATGAATGATTATTATAGGCACTGTGATGAAACTGAACCTCAAGAGACTGTTGAAGCCATCAGTTCTCAGAGTCCCACAACTACTGACTCTGGTTGTCAAACTAGTTTTATTTTATTGTAAAACAAAAGTGTTGTCACTTTGAATAATTTAATAGTGCCTTATTTCAGTTATTGTTACAGTTGCTAAATGTACATGCATATCTCTTTTGATGTTGGCAGAACACGACATAGCCGGAAAGGAGGAGTTATGTATGTGATAGCGTTATATAGTAATTATCCTAGGCACTACTTTGTTGTTACTGTGGAACCTAGAGCATTGATACTAATTGAGTAGCCTACTGCGCCTGCGTATACATGTTCTCTGCTTGAACTGAAGTTTGATTGAAAAAGTAAAGTTAACATTACCTCCATTTCAAATATCATCAGTACTGTTTGTGTAGTAGTAAGAACACACACCTAATGCCGATAAAAAAAAACAGTAACAGATAGCAATGTACAATATAGCGAATTTAGCAAACTAGTCATTTGTGCTAAGTACATTAGGGCCTCCATCTTCATGCACCTTCACCATTCTCAAATAAATTCTGAATTGACAACAACCCTTGTCTCGTTTAAAGACTCGCAATTAGCATACGGACCAAGACATCTCAAAAGACAGGCAATGCCACTTAGTGCAATTCTGACTAATAATGATAAATTGCAAAGAAACTTTGCTTATCAAGATCTGTTCATTATGTTGACCGTTTGGATGAGGAAAATTATTGAATttaatcagtggtgtaaagtacttaagtaaaaaaatacGTTTTTTGGGGTACCTGAACTTTTTTGACaacttacttttacttcactacatttctaaagaaaaataatgtactttttactccatacattttcccttacacccaaaagtactcgttacactttgaatgcttagcaggacaggaaagttgtccaattcatgcacttgtcaagagaacacccttggtcatcctactgcctctgatctggcagactcactaaacacatgcttcatttgtaaatgttgtctgtgtgttaatgtgcccatggctatctgtaaattaaaataacaaaatggtgccatctgtttGCTTAATATGCGGAATTTGATGATTTATACTTTATGTAAATTATActacttttgacacttaagttCATTCCAGCAATTACATTTCACAtcatataaaataaaatgttatttgtcacatgcaccgaagtGGGGACACACTTTTACATGTAATactaaagtatatttaaaaccaaatacttttagacttttaatcaagtagtattttactgggtgactgagTAATTTtcattaaagtatctttacttttactcaagtatgaaaattgggtactttttccatcactgaaTTTAATCAAGTTAACCCTAAattaccctctttctctcccctctctctttctcctctctctatcgtaGCAGTAATGGGAGCGGTTGCTTCACATGATGGTGCTACAAATAGTGGTACTTCAAATACCAACAGTCATAACGACAACCGTGTTGATAACAGTCATTCTGTATCAGGACAAAACCAAAACATATCAGGCCAAAGCAAGATCGACGGCGGAGTTACATTTGGCAACATGACCCAGACCACCACTCAGACCGGTATGTAAACCAGTCCAGCAGGAGGGACTAcataaataaatgaatgaataaatacatTCATATTTTATTGTTGTGCCATGTGGCCATTCCACATTGGATTATAAAACACATTGATATTAGACATTTCAAAGCATAAAGCAATTACATGTCTATATACATACACATTTAACAGCTCAGTTCCAGCGTAAAAATACACAATTGTTTATTGTTGATCATAGCAGTGTTCTACGATCAGCAAACTCCTAATACTGACAACCACATTTCTTTCAGCACTGTCCAATgattctcgctctctttctcttagCTCAACCCGGAACTCCCCAAAAAACTGTCTCACCCAGCATCACCATAGCCAACGTTACAGGTGGCAAAGTGCGTCTCTACTACAAGGTAGAGAAGATTTCTCTCGATGACCTCATTGAGGGGAGTCAACTCAAGAAGGGCGAATCCATGCTCATCCTGGAAGGCACCTTTAAGAAGACCCCCCTCCCTCAGAGCCTCTATGTCACTGGCTTCCAAGTAGAATGTAGCAATACACATAGCTGCCCTGAGGAATCCCCACTGAATGGGCTGGACAACCTCCTAGCAGAGTATGCTGAGGGTCAGCCCAAGTCCTACATCCTCACTGTTGACAAAGATGTGAAGCTAGCCAAGAAAGGAGAGATCTGGGTGGATGAGGACGGGGTGGATCACAACCCCAAAAAGTAACGCCACCAGGAAACCTCCTGTATCTTAACACCCTTTATTAATCACAGATTAAACTACATACAAATTATTGATTAAAAATAAAGATAAGTGAAATAGTGCTTCAAGATACACTGAGTGTATGGTAGAAATCAGCAATGTAATCAATGTTTTTTTACGAATAAATACGTTACTGATAAAATAATTTGTGTTTAAAGATAAATGATgaaataattctaccctgaaaccTAACTATTAGTGATATAGTTTATGCAGCATGTATAATGAGTAATTAAAATGTTAAACATAAGTCTAACTGGGTTGGACTGGGAAAGAGAGGAATGTGTGTGATATACAGTGTTGTGAACTCTGGAGAAGGAGATAACTCTCCTAAAGtttcgtgtgtatgtgtgtgcgtaaagAAGGAGCCTGGTATAAAATAGAGGTCTTTGTATATGAACTGCAGAGTGCCCTCgtaaataaacattttgactattgTAAGCTGGGAATTCTGTCCGTTTCATTTAAACCAGAACTTTACGAACTCTGGGTTGCAGATTGAGTAGATTCATTGAAGTTTATGAACATTGATAACAAAATTCTATATCAGTTACCAAACTGAGAATGTTAGTATGTGTTCTGTAAGATGTTATTATGACAagtatctcagtgtgtgtgtgtgtgtgtgtgtgtgtgtgtgattacattACATGATTGTGGTTGGCACCAGATATCCTACATACTGATACTTATCCAGATTGTAATCCATGTTATTTTTCTAAGGTTGTAGTCATGTTATTTCAAGCATTCAGAGTGACGGTGCAAATATATATAGCGGGAGAAAAAGCCTGCATATTTCCTCATTACATTAGATTTGGATGTCGTGAACAAGAAGAATGTTAGATAAATGCAGGTTTGATGATGAGTTGAATAAAGTGCGttagtgctaggacaaaaacAAAGGATTGGGAAATATTATATTAATGCATCAAAATTAATGAACCACACCCCAGACAACTACTTTCACACCACATGGCTCTGTCCACCCACCCCACAATTCTGTAGAGACCATACACAAACGGTCCACCCTACTGGGTCACAGCATTCCACCCTCCCCCTCTGCCTTCTTGGATATCTTCAGTCCATTTTAATCACCTTAAATATCGCCAAGAAAATAATTTTACTCAACTAGAAAAACAAAACTAATAGTCTATTTTCTATTTATACTTCTCACAGAACACATCACAATGGAAAAAATTACAGCATCCAAAGACAAAATTAAATTCTTCAACAAAAACTGGACCTCACTCCTCAACTCTTTGCAGCTACCGATTATCTGATTCCCCCTTAGTGTTTCCTCTAACACCCAAGCTGCTATTACTATTTATTTCTATACAttagatgtgttattatattggtATTGGTATTATTTTAACATCATTTTTTAATTGCATCTAATCAGGTTGACAAAACCGAATAAGCTATACACCCTACAACAATGTTTTCACCATATTAAACTTCAACACACTGACGTCCCCCAAATACAAATGTTGAATTTGTTATTAAAAGGTGTCCTGTCTACCTGTCCCCACCAGGACCTGTTGAATGTGTGTCTTGTTTgcttgtttttgttgttattgttatttgtttaTTCTTTGACTCACATCAAATGGTGGGATGGGAACAaacagggtgggggggggtagttTATTAAAAAAATGTGGGTCTGTGGTATTAGGAGTGGCTTCACGTTTGTAAAAATGTATACTAAAAACTTAATCACAATGAATGCCTACGTTTAaaagagacagtagatgatatgtcgTATTTTTCACAATGGTCTGAATCAAAGACTGCTAGGTAACAGCTGAGTTTAATTAATCATTGAGCTCTGGCAAGAACATCACTGGAGTAGTTTCCCCCAGTGGTGTTCTCATCCACTTTACTGTATGAGTGGGCGTTATCCAGTCCCTTATTGTAGGCCGCTAATCCTCCTGAAAAAACAAACAGGACAGGTTGTAGCCATGTAACCTATGCAGTTGCATAATATACCTACGTTTGTATTAAATGTATGACTCATCTCTGTCAAACTCTTGGGAAGAAAGGGCGAGGGAAGTGGCACCTTTCAGCTGCTGCTCCGTTGTACATTTTCTAAAATATTAATTCAGACAGAAAACACCACATATTCGTTTAACCATTGTAGAAAGTAAATGAGAATACATTACGTCTTGGCAGTAGGCTCTGCAGCTTCAGTGTAGCACACTGCCACAGCAAAGCTAAATCATTACCATAATAATAAACTACAGGCAGTGAGTGCAGTGTAGCTATGCCAATTCCCCTGACTGAAACAAAAAGGTGGAGGCTGCACACTGGTCAAAAacaggttgaatcaacattgttttcaCGTCATTTCAACCATTTTTTTTTTGATAATGTTGAATGTGATGTATGTTCTGAGACTCCGCTGATAACATCGACGAGATAACCACCTCCATCACtggcttcattaggaaatgcatCGGCAATGTTGGCCCACATGttcgctgcttccccaatcaaaaacCCTGGATTAACACTGAGGTTGGCGCTAAAGGAGAGGGCTCCTGCACCCAAgccgtagactgttctctctgcttcgcatggcaagcggtattgGTGCATTATATATATCTACCTCTAACACTCCAGCATCTCTGCACATGGTAAATAGTATTGGAACGgactcaccctgtatatagcttacttacATTCTTGTGTTCTTTCGTATTTTtctttcttgtgtgtttttgctCTACTTTAAGGTATTTTAGGCCTACATTTGGATATTGATTACTGTATTGTTGGGTTTAgaacttgcaagaaaggcatttcattatactgtgacattaaaacttaaaCTGATTGGATTAGCAAAAAGTCATCAATATAAGGGGATTTCATATTTTTGTCACCCTATTTttgacctaaatccaatgacatggtgacattttatgttgatttcaagttgaattcatgttagttgacaactcaaccaaatgtaaatctgtgcccagtgggttgatcAGATAACAGAAAACAGACATGCATAGTGAGtaacagcctttagccgtggtatattggacatATCTACACGTATATTGGGCCTTATTTCTTAAATAAAATCTTTAATAGAAATCTATGGACACCATATActgtgccttcataaagtattcacatcccttgactgaATTGACCAtttattacatttagatttttttgtcactggcctacacacaataacccataacgtcaaattaataaaaaatggaaagctgaaatgtcttgagtcaataagtattcaacccctttggtatggcaagttcaggagtaaaacattTCATAAGAAGTTACAGAATAAGTtgaatggactc harbors:
- the LOC106564722 gene encoding uncharacterized protein codes for the protein MRIVVFFTMRDLGTLVGMDALAYQWPRTLLYAFPPVDLIQATVERFRQEAQRSLHSALEHLIYYNLQSRHCTEEEHTDTAVMGAVASHDGATNSGTSNTNSHNDNRVDNSHSVSGQNQNISGQSKIDGGVTFGNMTQTTTQTAQPGTPQKTVSPSITIANVTGGKVRLYYKVEKISLDDLIEGSQLKKGESMLILEGTFKKTPLPQSLYVTGFQVECSNTHSCPEESPLNGLDNLLAEYAEGQPKSYILTVDKDVKLAKKGEIWVDEDGVDHNPKK